The following coding sequences lie in one Microcoleus sp. bin38.metabat.b11b12b14.051 genomic window:
- a CDS encoding ABC transporter ATP-binding protein, with product MTENVISLKNVSKCFKRYDRPGDRLKEIIYPSKKLADEFWALHDINIDIPQGQTLGIVGRNGSGKSTLLQIIVGTLTPTAGSVEVKGRVSALLELGSGFNPEFTGRQNVFFNAQILGFNQKETAEKFDEIASFADIGDFIDQPVKTYSSGMFVRLAFAVATSVEPDILVVDEALSVGDEAFQRKCFARLQSIQEGGGTILFVSHAATSVVQLCTSAILMDSGELLLAHSPKVVISKYQKLIYADPDLVVGLKSDIRSLNQLTKQETEENLEDANLESTKTEVKPDQHFSKPKEYYDEFYDPGMIPSNTVRYPSRGAEIINPRIETLKGKIVNHLLGRQDYIYTYSVTFARSTSKVRFGMLIKTISGFELAGASLKASSQSVRYVEAGTTIVVKFHFKCLLNPGVYFLNAGVVGTVDGDLTYLDRCVDVAMFRVQSCTESCGNGIVDLLIEPCLTVVNSEAMVPEASTEVI from the coding sequence ATGACAGAAAATGTAATTTCACTAAAAAATGTTTCCAAATGCTTTAAGCGGTACGATCGCCCTGGAGACCGCTTAAAGGAAATTATTTATCCCAGCAAAAAACTCGCTGACGAATTTTGGGCGCTACACGACATCAATATCGACATTCCTCAGGGACAAACTCTGGGAATCGTCGGCCGTAACGGTTCGGGAAAAAGCACTCTTTTGCAAATAATTGTAGGAACCCTGACGCCTACCGCCGGCAGCGTGGAGGTGAAAGGGCGAGTCTCGGCTTTGTTAGAACTCGGAAGCGGGTTCAACCCAGAATTTACCGGGCGGCAAAATGTATTTTTCAACGCTCAGATACTGGGCTTCAATCAAAAAGAAACAGCAGAAAAGTTTGACGAAATAGCTAGTTTTGCCGATATTGGAGATTTTATCGACCAGCCGGTCAAAACTTATTCTAGCGGTATGTTTGTCAGGCTAGCTTTTGCCGTGGCGACGAGCGTCGAGCCGGATATTTTGGTGGTTGACGAGGCGCTTTCGGTGGGCGACGAAGCTTTTCAGCGCAAGTGTTTTGCTCGCCTGCAAAGCATTCAGGAAGGCGGCGGCACGATTTTATTTGTTTCTCACGCTGCTACTTCTGTGGTACAACTTTGTACCTCGGCGATTTTAATGGATAGCGGTGAATTGCTGCTGGCTCATTCGCCAAAGGTAGTAATTTCTAAGTATCAAAAGCTGATTTATGCCGATCCGGATTTGGTTGTGGGGTTGAAGTCGGATATTCGATCTCTGAACCAACTGACAAAGCAGGAAACCGAAGAAAACCTTGAGGATGCTAATTTAGAAAGCACCAAAACGGAAGTTAAACCCGATCAACATTTCTCCAAACCCAAGGAATATTACGATGAATTTTACGATCCGGGAATGATACCGTCGAATACGGTGAGGTATCCGTCTCGTGGAGCGGAAATTATCAACCCCCGCATCGAGACGCTGAAGGGAAAAATCGTAAATCACTTGCTGGGGCGTCAAGATTATATTTACACTTACTCTGTCACGTTTGCGCGCTCAACTTCTAAAGTTAGGTTTGGAATGTTGATTAAAACAATCAGCGGTTTTGAGTTAGCTGGTGCATCTTTGAAGGCTTCGAGTCAGTCAGTTAGATATGTGGAAGCGGGAACGACAATTGTTGTGAAGTTTCACTTTAAATGTTTGCTGAATCCGGGAGTTTATTTTTTGAATGCAGGGGTAGTGGGAACGGTGGATGGGGATTTAACTTATCTCGATCGCTGCGTAGATGTGGCGATGTTTAGAGTTCAATCTTGTACGGAGTCCTGCGGTAACGGCATCGTTGACTTGCTGATCGAACCGTGTTTAACTGTTGTTAATTCTGAGGCTATGGTGCCAGAGGCGTCAACCGAAGTTATCTAA
- a CDS encoding ABC transporter permease has protein sequence MPASSQRWANFNLLLTLVRRDLEAQYKGSILGNLWPLLNQLSQLVIYTYVFSIVLKVKLKLAGFPENSDITFGVWLFAGLLPWSAFTSGLIKSGVSVVGQPNLVKKVVFPLGLLPLVPICTAFIESSIGLAALIAIVAVSTQKLNATLLLLPLVWVPQLLITAGLGYLTAGLTVFLRDIPQTLGVILNFWFYLTPIVYPASIIPEEWRVWIFWLNPMAAISEVYRDLILLGEVKHWGEWGVATLISAAIFCGGFAVYRRLRPAFADVL, from the coding sequence CTGCCGGCAAGCAGCCAGCGGTGGGCGAATTTCAATCTGCTGCTAACATTGGTGCGGCGGGACTTAGAAGCTCAATATAAAGGCTCGATTCTGGGCAATTTGTGGCCGCTGCTGAATCAGCTATCGCAATTGGTGATTTACACATACGTATTCTCGATCGTCCTTAAGGTAAAACTGAAGCTGGCAGGTTTCCCGGAAAACAGCGACATCACATTCGGAGTCTGGCTGTTTGCAGGTTTGTTACCTTGGAGTGCATTTACCAGCGGTTTGATCAAGTCGGGAGTATCGGTGGTAGGGCAGCCGAATTTAGTGAAAAAAGTGGTATTTCCCCTCGGTTTGCTGCCGCTAGTCCCGATTTGTACAGCTTTTATTGAAAGTTCTATCGGTTTAGCAGCTTTGATCGCGATCGTAGCAGTGTCAACGCAAAAGCTCAACGCTACTTTACTTTTGCTGCCTCTGGTTTGGGTGCCTCAGTTATTGATTACAGCCGGCTTGGGATATTTGACGGCGGGCTTGACGGTGTTTTTGCGAGACATTCCCCAGACTTTAGGTGTTATTCTAAATTTTTGGTTTTATCTGACGCCGATCGTCTATCCAGCATCGATCATCCCGGAAGAATGGCGAGTTTGGATATTTTGGTTGAATCCAATGGCGGCAATCTCGGAGGTTTACCGAGATTTGATACTGCTTGGAGAAGTCAAGCACTGGGGCGAATGGGGTGTCGCCACGCTGATTTCTGCTGCTATATTTTGTGGAGGTTTTGCGGTTTACCGGCGTTTGCGTCCCGCTTTTGCCGACGTGCTGTAA
- the ruvB gene encoding Holliday junction branch migration DNA helicase RuvB — protein sequence MAIISSKQQPPDPNLPEDIAPATRKKAVKPQTQSLLESQELPDEINNKQEDKIRPQRLAEYIGQKDLREVLAIAIAAAKSRGEPMDHLLLYGPPGLGKTTMSLILAAEMEVECKITTAPALEKPRDIVGLLVSLKAGDVLFIDEIHRLSKVTEEILYPAMEDCRLDITIGQGKTAKIRSIPLKPFTLVGATTKVGSLTSPLRDRFGLIQRLRYYEIDELSLIVQRSAQVLDTQITPEGAEEIARRARGTPRIANRLLRRVRDYSEVKNLKPINAEVASVALELFNVDPLGLDWTDRSLLTAMIENFNGGPVGLETLAASTGEDTQTIEDVYEPYLMQIGFLQRTSRGRIATAAAWKHLGFVSPKLFEN from the coding sequence ATGGCAATTATCTCCTCCAAACAACAGCCCCCCGATCCAAATCTACCCGAAGACATAGCCCCAGCCACCCGCAAAAAAGCCGTCAAACCCCAGACACAATCCTTGCTGGAATCCCAAGAATTACCAGACGAAATCAACAACAAACAAGAAGACAAAATCCGGCCCCAGCGTTTAGCTGAATACATCGGACAAAAAGACTTGAGAGAAGTTTTGGCGATCGCAATTGCAGCAGCCAAATCCCGCGGCGAACCGATGGATCACCTGTTACTGTACGGCCCGCCCGGGTTAGGAAAAACCACAATGTCGCTAATTCTAGCGGCTGAAATGGAAGTAGAATGCAAAATCACCACCGCCCCCGCCCTAGAAAAACCCCGAGATATTGTCGGATTGCTCGTGAGCCTCAAAGCAGGCGACGTGCTGTTTATCGACGAAATTCACCGCTTATCTAAAGTTACCGAAGAAATCCTCTACCCGGCGATGGAAGACTGCCGCTTAGATATTACGATCGGTCAAGGAAAAACCGCCAAAATCCGCAGCATTCCCCTGAAACCCTTTACCTTAGTAGGTGCAACTACAAAAGTTGGATCGCTGACATCTCCATTGCGCGATCGCTTCGGCTTAATCCAAAGACTGCGCTACTACGAAATAGACGAACTCAGTCTAATCGTCCAAAGAAGCGCCCAAGTTCTCGACACTCAAATCACCCCAGAAGGAGCTGAAGAAATTGCCCGCCGAGCTCGCGGAACACCCCGGATTGCTAACCGTTTGTTGCGCCGAGTCAGAGACTACAGCGAAGTCAAAAACTTAAAGCCAATTAACGCCGAAGTTGCATCCGTCGCCCTCGAATTGTTCAACGTCGATCCGCTAGGTTTGGATTGGACAGATCGCTCTCTTTTGACAGCAATGATCGAAAACTTTAACGGCGGCCCGGTGGGTTTAGAAACTCTCGCAGCTTCCACCGGAGAAGACACTCAAACAATTGAGGACGTGTACGAACCCTATTTAATGCAAATCGGATTTTTGCAGCGAACAAGTCGGGGCAGAATTGCCACAGCGGCTGCTTGGAAACATTTAGGTTTTGTCTCGCCTAAATTATTTGAAAATTAA
- a CDS encoding TAXI family TRAP transporter solute-binding subunit, giving the protein MQNKFLLPLALLSFVLIGAFGWKVYQDKERVYELTLATGTKTGNYHPFGEALAEVVAQQNPHIRIKVIETQGAEENMHKLQANQAQLAIVQNDTAAVPSARVIASLFKEVFHLIVSEKSGIQSVADLKGKRIALMAKGSGSYSSFGFMSEHYGLKETDFISTSNSWIEAGKLFSNGEVDAIFRVLPPGSDLVRDLLQNTRGRLVPIDQGAAMKIKLPYLEADVIPKGTYKADPPVPDADLATVGVQATLLAREDVNPEVVREITRILFEYRRNLVAANSLAAMISQPGGSGGLALPLHEGAQAYYDREKPDFWVANSDFLALWLSILTLFVSWLWQLRSRFVEKQKNQADQFNLAILSLIKKIRQAKTLQQIDLLQEELFNIFQQVIVDLDEDRIDSDSFQSFTFTWETAMKIARERENMLRDLRLASDNL; this is encoded by the coding sequence ATGCAAAATAAATTTCTGCTGCCCCTTGCTCTATTAAGCTTCGTCCTGATTGGAGCTTTTGGCTGGAAGGTTTACCAAGACAAAGAGCGAGTCTATGAATTAACGCTGGCGACGGGCACAAAAACGGGTAATTATCATCCTTTCGGAGAGGCGCTTGCTGAGGTCGTCGCGCAACAAAATCCGCACATCCGCATTAAAGTTATTGAAACTCAAGGTGCTGAGGAAAATATGCACAAGCTTCAGGCAAATCAGGCTCAGTTGGCGATCGTACAAAACGATACGGCAGCAGTGCCTTCGGCTCGGGTAATTGCTTCGTTGTTCAAGGAAGTTTTTCACTTAATTGTTTCCGAAAAATCTGGGATTCAGAGTGTTGCTGATTTAAAAGGAAAACGTATTGCACTGATGGCTAAAGGCAGCGGCTCTTACAGTTCTTTTGGGTTTATGAGCGAACATTATGGATTGAAAGAAACCGATTTTATATCTACTTCTAATTCTTGGATTGAGGCAGGTAAATTATTTAGTAATGGCGAGGTAGATGCTATTTTTCGGGTACTGCCTCCCGGCAGCGATTTGGTGAGAGATTTGCTGCAAAATACGCGGGGCCGATTAGTGCCGATCGACCAAGGAGCAGCCATGAAAATTAAGTTACCTTACTTGGAAGCGGATGTAATTCCTAAGGGTACTTACAAGGCAGATCCGCCTGTTCCCGATGCAGATTTGGCAACAGTGGGAGTGCAGGCTACTTTGTTGGCCAGGGAGGATGTCAATCCGGAAGTCGTGCGGGAAATTACGCGGATTTTGTTCGAGTACCGCCGCAATTTGGTGGCTGCTAATTCGCTGGCGGCAATGATTAGTCAGCCGGGAGGGAGCGGGGGTTTGGCTTTGCCGCTGCATGAGGGGGCTCAGGCTTATTACGATCGCGAAAAGCCGGATTTTTGGGTAGCTAATTCTGATTTTCTGGCTTTGTGGCTGTCAATCCTCACGCTTTTCGTGTCTTGGCTGTGGCAGTTGCGATCGCGTTTTGTAGAAAAACAAAAAAATCAAGCGGATCAGTTTAATTTGGCGATTTTAAGTTTGATTAAAAAAATCCGCCAAGCGAAAACATTGCAACAAATCGATTTGTTGCAAGAAGAGTTATTTAATATTTTTCAGCAGGTGATTGTGGATCTGGATGAAGATCGCATTGATTCTGATTCGTTTCAATCTTTTACTTTTACTTGGGAAACTGCTATGAAAATTGCGCGCGAGCGAGAAAATATGTTGCGGGATTTGCGGCTGGCTTCAGATAATTTATGA
- the recN gene encoding DNA repair protein RecN: protein MLLSLSIENFALIDRLDLDFGPSLNVFTGETGAGKSIILDAIDAVLGGKVDRRSIRTGAGRAILEATFELDSSAAKWLFEQEIEPIDGNLAVCSREINASSGTLRSRSRLNGILVNRQLMEQLRDRLVEITAQGQTVHLGQETLQREWLDLYGGKKLTEARSTITTAWLGASTAKTALNRRRQSEQQRLQRLDLLEYQVRELSEAHIEDGDELEQLEQESIRLGHIVELQQQSYKVHQALYQNDGDSASAADLLSKAEEILSDMTVYDVQLQSILEMVSDALAQATEASRQISSYGEQLEADPQRLEEVEDRIRELKQICRKYGPLSEAIAYYQSIQNELNELLEGGESMEALELAYHTALDQLKDACSHLTILRREAALKLETHLVGELKPLAMEKVQFQVELSPCTPTATGADQIAFCFSPNPGEPLQPLGAIASGGEMSRFLLAIKACFSQIDGAGTLIFDEIDAGVSGRVASAIAKKLYQLSDKHQVLCVTHQPLIAAMADCHFRVNKQTIEAELSNGQTANSESGERTVVRVAALNSQQRREELAQLASGRSATEAIAFAESLLVEAAGLRQTQSAQP from the coding sequence ATGTTACTATCCCTCAGCATCGAAAACTTTGCCCTAATTGACCGCCTGGATCTAGACTTTGGCCCGAGTTTGAACGTATTTACAGGGGAAACCGGCGCCGGCAAATCGATTATCTTAGATGCGATCGATGCAGTTTTGGGCGGGAAAGTCGATCGCCGATCGATTCGCACCGGAGCAGGGCGGGCAATATTGGAGGCTACCTTTGAACTCGACTCATCCGCCGCCAAGTGGCTCTTCGAGCAAGAAATCGAACCCATAGACGGCAATTTAGCCGTTTGCAGCCGGGAAATTAACGCTTCTAGCGGTACTCTGCGGAGCCGATCGCGTTTGAACGGAATTCTCGTCAACCGCCAGCTAATGGAGCAACTGCGCGATCGGCTCGTGGAAATTACCGCCCAAGGCCAAACCGTCCACCTCGGACAAGAAACCCTCCAGCGAGAATGGCTCGACTTGTACGGCGGCAAAAAATTGACCGAGGCGCGATCGACAATCACCACCGCTTGGTTGGGAGCGAGCACCGCCAAAACAGCCCTCAACCGCAGGCGCCAGTCAGAACAGCAGCGGCTGCAAAGACTGGATTTGTTAGAATACCAAGTCCGAGAACTCAGTGAAGCCCACATCGAAGACGGCGACGAACTCGAACAGTTAGAACAAGAATCAATCCGCCTGGGCCACATCGTCGAATTGCAGCAGCAGAGTTACAAAGTTCACCAGGCCCTTTACCAAAACGACGGCGACAGCGCCTCAGCCGCCGACTTGTTGAGCAAAGCCGAGGAAATTTTAAGCGACATGACAGTTTACGATGTCCAGTTGCAGTCAATCCTCGAAATGGTCAGCGATGCCTTAGCTCAAGCCACAGAAGCCAGCAGGCAAATTAGCAGCTACGGCGAACAATTAGAAGCAGATCCCCAAAGACTCGAAGAAGTTGAAGATCGGATTCGCGAACTCAAACAAATTTGCCGCAAATACGGGCCGCTCTCTGAAGCGATCGCCTACTACCAAAGCATTCAAAACGAACTGAACGAACTTTTAGAAGGAGGCGAGTCAATGGAAGCCTTAGAACTCGCATATCACACCGCTTTAGACCAATTAAAAGACGCTTGCAGCCACCTCACCATCCTGCGGCGCGAAGCAGCCCTGAAACTCGAAACCCACCTCGTCGGAGAACTCAAGCCCTTAGCGATGGAAAAAGTCCAATTTCAAGTTGAGCTCTCGCCTTGTACCCCAACCGCCACCGGTGCCGACCAAATTGCCTTTTGTTTCAGCCCGAATCCGGGCGAACCGCTGCAACCGCTTGGGGCGATCGCCTCCGGGGGAGAAATGAGTCGCTTTCTGCTCGCCATCAAAGCCTGTTTTTCGCAGATAGACGGCGCCGGAACCTTAATTTTTGACGAAATCGACGCCGGAGTCTCCGGGAGAGTCGCCAGCGCGATCGCCAAAAAGCTCTATCAACTCTCCGACAAACACCAAGTTCTCTGCGTCACCCACCAGCCACTGATCGCCGCCATGGCTGATTGTCATTTTCGCGTTAACAAACAGACGATCGAAGCAGAACTAAGTAACGGCCAAACAGCCAACTCCGAGTCCGGCGAACGCACTGTAGTGAGAGTTGCGGCCCTCAACAGCCAGCAGCGGCGGGAAGAACTCGCCCAACTCGCCAGCGGCCGATCGGCCACAGAGGCGATCGCCTTCGCCGAATCCCTGCTAGTCGAAGCAGCCGGATTGCGACAAACTCAGTCCGCCCAACCCTGA